One stretch of Pseudomonas fluorescens Q2-87 DNA includes these proteins:
- a CDS encoding ATP-binding cassette domain-containing protein produces the protein MTLLKFSDVSLAFGAMPLLDKVSWQIARGERVCIIGRNGTGKSSMMKLVKGDQKPDDGSVWRAPGLKIGELPQELPVADERTVFDVVAEGLDGVGALLAEYHHLSQNIVTDADLDKLMHVQHDLEARDGWRLQQLVDSTLSRLQLPADKTLAELSGGWRRRVLLAQALVSEPDLLLLDEPTNHLDIGAIAWLEEALKDFQGAVLFITHDRSFLQNLATRILELDRGGLIDWNGDYASFLVHKEAALAAEETANALFDKRLAQEEVWIRQGIKARRTRNEGRVRALKALRVERSERRERTGKANIQLETADKSGKQVMVLENVSFAHPGGPFLVKDFSMVLQRGDRIGLLGANGTGKTTLLKLMLGGLVPTSGKVEEGTKIDVAYFDQLRHQLDLEKTVIDNVAEGRDFIDIDGQSRHVLSYLGDFLFSPQRARTPVKALSGGERARLLLAKLFSKPANLLVLDEPTNDLDVETLELLEEVLLTFNGTVLMVSHDRAFLDNVVTSTLVFEGEGLVREYVGGYQDWLRQGGSPRLLGVTESKSGKADLNSAVVKAEPAPAAAAAAPAKKKLSYKLQRELEALPGDIDAKEQQIAAVEAEMADAGFYQRPAAETAKVIAHLEQLQAELDTLVERWAELDA, from the coding sequence ATGACCCTGCTCAAATTCAGCGATGTGTCCCTTGCTTTCGGCGCGATGCCGTTGTTGGACAAGGTGTCCTGGCAGATCGCCCGTGGTGAGCGGGTGTGCATCATCGGCCGCAACGGCACTGGCAAGTCCAGCATGATGAAGCTGGTCAAGGGCGACCAGAAGCCCGATGACGGCTCGGTCTGGCGTGCGCCAGGCCTGAAAATAGGCGAATTGCCCCAGGAATTGCCGGTGGCCGACGAGCGGACGGTGTTCGACGTGGTCGCCGAAGGCCTGGACGGCGTCGGTGCGCTGTTGGCCGAATATCACCACTTGAGCCAGAACATCGTCACCGATGCCGACCTGGACAAGTTGATGCATGTGCAACATGACCTGGAAGCCCGTGATGGCTGGCGGTTGCAGCAACTGGTCGACAGCACCCTGAGCCGCCTGCAATTGCCCGCCGACAAAACCCTCGCCGAGTTGTCCGGTGGCTGGCGTCGTCGCGTCCTGCTGGCCCAGGCCCTGGTGTCCGAGCCGGATCTGCTGCTGCTCGACGAACCGACCAACCACTTGGACATCGGTGCCATCGCCTGGCTTGAAGAGGCCTTGAAGGATTTCCAGGGTGCCGTGCTGTTCATCACCCACGACCGTTCCTTCCTGCAGAACCTGGCAACGCGCATCCTCGAACTGGACCGCGGCGGCCTGATCGACTGGAACGGCGACTACGCCAGCTTCCTGGTGCACAAGGAAGCGGCCCTGGCAGCGGAAGAAACCGCCAACGCCTTGTTCGACAAGCGTCTGGCCCAGGAAGAGGTCTGGATTCGGCAGGGCATCAAGGCCCGTCGTACCCGTAACGAAGGGCGTGTCCGGGCCCTCAAGGCCTTGCGTGTCGAACGCAGCGAGCGCCGCGAGCGCACCGGCAAGGCGAATATTCAGCTGGAAACGGCCGATAAGTCCGGCAAGCAGGTCATGGTGCTGGAGAACGTCAGTTTCGCCCATCCGGGCGGCCCGTTCCTGGTCAAGGACTTCTCCATGGTCCTGCAGCGTGGCGATCGCATTGGCCTGCTGGGCGCCAACGGCACCGGCAAGACCACGTTGCTCAAGCTGATGCTCGGTGGCCTGGTGCCGACCAGCGGTAAGGTAGAAGAGGGCACGAAGATCGACGTGGCCTATTTCGACCAGTTGCGCCACCAGTTGGACTTGGAAAAAACCGTGATCGACAACGTGGCCGAAGGCCGCGATTTCATCGATATCGACGGTCAGAGCCGCCATGTCCTGAGCTACCTGGGCGATTTCCTGTTCAGCCCCCAGCGTGCCCGTACGCCGGTCAAGGCGCTGTCCGGTGGCGAGCGCGCCCGTCTGTTGCTGGCCAAGTTGTTCAGCAAGCCGGCGAACCTGCTGGTGCTCGACGAACCGACCAACGACCTGGACGTGGAAACCCTCGAACTGCTGGAAGAGGTATTGCTGACCTTCAACGGCACCGTGCTGATGGTCAGCCACGACCGGGCATTCCTCGACAACGTGGTCACCAGCACCCTGGTCTTCGAAGGTGAAGGCCTCGTGCGTGAATACGTCGGCGGCTATCAGGATTGGTTGCGCCAGGGTGGCTCGCCGCGTCTTTTGGGGGTAACCGAGAGCAAATCCGGCAAGGCCGACCTGAACTCAGCGGTAGTCAAGGCCGAGCCCGCCCCAGCTGCCGCCGCAGCGGCGCCGGCCAAGAAAAAGCTCAGCTACAAGCTGCAGCGCGAGCTGGAAGCGTTGCCGGGTGACATCGATGCGAAGGAGCAGCAGATTGCAGCGGTAGAGGCCGAAATGGCCGATGCCGGCTTTTACCAGCGTCCTGCTGCCGAAACCGCCAAGGTGATCGCGCACTTGGAACAACTGCAGGCCGAGCTGGATACCCTGGTCGAGCGTTGGGCTGAATTGGACGCTTGA
- a CDS encoding transglycosylase SLT domain-containing protein, producing MRSRLFSVLTCLFVCATAAQTAQAVDISIQRQYYDEAKRALAKGDSGPYFRYSQALRDYPLEPYLAYDELTARLKSASNAEIEKFLAEHGDLPQANWMKLRWLRWLTERGDWETFVKYYDPKLNFTELDCLNAQYQITHGLKAEGYANTEKLWLTGKSQPATCDALFGLWASEGQLTEQKRWDRAKLAAQARNYPLANSLSSGLTTLAPRGKLLVDVAQKPELLNQPARFSPADEPMSDIVSLGLRRLARQDPDKAMALLDGYASIMHFSRDEKVAIAREIGLTLAKRFDSRALDVMTQYDPELRDDTVSEWRLRLLLRLARWDDAYQLTRRLPESLASTNRWRYWQARTLELAQPQNPEALTLYKHLARERDFYGFLAADRSQSPYSLVNKPLVMSQALINKVRNTPGVRRALEFHARGDIVDGRREWYHVSRHFNRDEMVAQAKLAYDLKWYFPAIRTISQAKYWDDLDIRFPMAHRDTLVREAKVRGLHSSWVFAITRQESAFMDDARSGVGATGLMQLMPGTAKETARKFSIPLASPQQVLNPDKNIELGAAYLSQVHSQFNGNRVLASAAYNAGPGRVRQWLRGADHLSFDVWVESIPFDETRQYVQNVLSYSVIYGQKLNSPQPLVDWHERYFDDQ from the coding sequence ATGCGCAGTCGCCTTTTCAGTGTTTTAACGTGTCTTTTTGTGTGTGCCACTGCCGCTCAAACCGCTCAGGCGGTGGATATTTCCATTCAACGCCAGTATTACGACGAGGCCAAGCGAGCCCTGGCCAAGGGCGATTCAGGCCCCTATTTTCGCTACAGCCAGGCCCTGCGCGATTATCCGCTGGAGCCGTACCTGGCCTATGACGAATTGACCGCCCGTCTCAAGAGCGCGAGCAACGCCGAGATCGAGAAATTTCTCGCCGAGCACGGCGACCTGCCCCAGGCCAACTGGATGAAGTTGCGCTGGTTGCGCTGGCTGACCGAGCGCGGCGATTGGGAGACGTTCGTCAAATACTACGACCCCAAGCTCAATTTCACCGAACTGGACTGCCTCAACGCCCAGTATCAGATTACCCATGGGCTGAAGGCCGAGGGCTACGCCAATACGGAAAAGCTCTGGCTCACCGGCAAATCCCAGCCGGCGACCTGTGATGCGCTGTTCGGCCTGTGGGCCTCCGAAGGCCAGTTGACCGAACAGAAGCGCTGGGACCGTGCCAAGCTGGCCGCCCAGGCTCGCAACTACCCACTGGCCAACAGCCTGAGCAGTGGCCTGACGACGCTCGCCCCACGCGGCAAACTGCTGGTGGATGTCGCGCAAAAACCCGAGCTGCTCAACCAGCCGGCGCGCTTCAGCCCAGCCGACGAACCGATGTCCGACATTGTCAGCCTCGGCCTGCGTCGCCTGGCCCGCCAAGACCCGGACAAAGCAATGGCCTTGCTGGATGGCTACGCCAGTATCATGCACTTTTCCCGGGATGAAAAAGTCGCCATTGCTCGCGAGATCGGCCTGACCCTGGCCAAGCGCTTCGACAGTCGCGCCTTGGACGTAATGACCCAATACGATCCGGAACTGCGGGACGACACAGTTTCGGAATGGCGCTTGCGCCTGCTGCTGCGCCTGGCCCGTTGGGACGACGCTTACCAGTTGACCCGACGCCTGCCGGAATCGCTGGCCAGCACCAACCGCTGGCGCTACTGGCAGGCCCGCACATTGGAGCTGGCACAGCCGCAGAACCCCGAGGCGCTGACACTTTACAAGCACCTGGCCCGCGAACGGGATTTCTATGGCTTCCTGGCTGCCGACCGCTCCCAGTCACCGTACTCGCTCGTCAACAAGCCATTGGTCATGAGCCAGGCGCTGATCAACAAAGTGCGCAACACGCCCGGTGTGCGCCGGGCGCTGGAATTCCACGCCCGAGGCGACATCGTCGACGGACGCCGCGAGTGGTATCACGTCAGCCGTCACTTCAACCGGGACGAGATGGTCGCCCAGGCGAAACTGGCTTATGACCTGAAATGGTATTTCCCGGCGATCCGCACCATCAGCCAGGCCAAGTACTGGGACGACCTGGACATCCGCTTCCCCATGGCCCACCGCGACACCCTGGTGCGCGAAGCCAAGGTTCGCGGACTGCATTCGAGTTGGGTATTTGCGATCACCCGCCAGGAAAGTGCTTTCATGGACGACGCCCGCTCCGGCGTCGGTGCCACCGGCCTCATGCAGTTGATGCCCGGCACCGCCAAGGAAACCGCGCGCAAGTTCAGCATTCCCCTCGCTTCGCCACAGCAGGTGCTGAATCCGGACAAGAACATCGAGTTGGGCGCTGCATACCTGAGCCAGGTGCACAGCCAGTTCAATGGCAACCGCGTCCTCGCCTCTGCTGCCTACAACGCTGGCCCCGGTCGCGTCCGCCAATGGTTGCGCGGCGCCGATCACCTGAGCTTCGACGTCTGGGTCGAAAGCATTCCCTTCGACGAAACCCGCCAATACGTGCAGAACGTGCTGTCTTATTCGGTGATCTACGGTCAGAAGCTCAACTCACCGCAGCCGCTGGTGGACTGGCATGAGCGGTATTTTGATGATCAGTGA
- a CDS encoding ABC transporter transmembrane domain-containing protein translates to MLLMLSSRHRRAIRLASGFITPYRKQVAGALLALIVTAGITLSMGQGIRLLVDQGFMTRSPHLLNQSIGLFMVLVVALAIGTFARFYLVSWIGERVVADIRRQVFNHLVYLHPGFYENNRSSEIQSRLTADTTLLQSVIGSSLSLFLRNVLMVIGGIVLLFVTNPKLTSIVVIALPLVLAPILIFGRRVRSLSRQSQDRIADVGSYVSETLGQIKTVQAYNHQVQDEQRFSVTVEQAFDTARQRIAQRAWLITLVIVLVLGAVGVMLWVGGMDVIAGRISGGELAAFVFYSLIVGSAFGTLSEVIGELQRAAGAAERIAELLRSQNIIQPPASGLVILPERVRGDLRLEGVRFSYPSRPESYAVDGLDLTVHAGETLALVGPSGAGKSTVYDLLLRFYDPSQGQILIDDVPLTLLDPLDLRRHFALVSQSPALFFGTVEENIRYGNPQATSAQVREAAQIAHAHDFIEKMPDGYQTHLGDGGLGLSGGQRQRLAIARALLVDAPILLLDEATSALDAQSEHLIQQALPSLMKNRTTLVIAHRLATVKNADRIAVMDQGRVVAIGTHQELVASNALYARLAALQFSQHGGSEA, encoded by the coding sequence ATGCTTCTGATGCTTTCTTCCCGTCATCGCCGTGCCATTCGCTTGGCCAGCGGCTTCATTACCCCTTATCGCAAACAGGTTGCCGGCGCCTTGCTGGCTTTGATCGTCACCGCTGGCATCACCTTGTCCATGGGGCAGGGCATACGGTTGCTGGTGGACCAGGGCTTCATGACCCGCTCACCGCACCTGCTCAATCAATCCATCGGCCTGTTCATGGTGCTGGTGGTGGCGCTGGCGATCGGTACGTTTGCCCGTTTCTACCTGGTGTCCTGGATCGGCGAGCGGGTGGTCGCCGATATCCGCCGACAGGTCTTCAACCACTTGGTGTACCTGCACCCGGGCTTCTACGAAAACAACCGCAGCTCGGAAATCCAATCACGGCTGACCGCCGATACCACCTTGCTGCAGTCGGTGATCGGCTCATCGCTGTCGTTGTTCTTGCGCAACGTGTTGATGGTGATCGGTGGCATCGTGCTGTTGTTCGTCACCAACCCCAAGCTGACCAGCATCGTGGTGATTGCCTTGCCCCTGGTGCTCGCGCCGATCCTGATTTTTGGCCGACGGGTGCGCAGCCTGTCGCGCCAGAGCCAGGACCGCATTGCCGATGTCGGCAGCTACGTTTCCGAAACCCTCGGCCAGATTAAGACCGTGCAGGCTTACAACCATCAGGTCCAGGATGAACAACGCTTTTCGGTGACGGTTGAGCAGGCCTTCGACACGGCCCGGCAGCGTATCGCCCAGCGGGCATGGCTGATCACGCTGGTGATCGTGCTGGTGCTTGGAGCGGTGGGCGTGATGCTTTGGGTCGGTGGCATGGATGTGATCGCCGGGCGCATCTCCGGCGGCGAGCTGGCGGCTTTCGTCTTCTACAGCCTGATCGTCGGCAGTGCCTTCGGTACCCTGAGCGAAGTCATTGGCGAGCTGCAACGGGCGGCCGGCGCGGCGGAACGCATTGCCGAACTGTTGCGCTCGCAAAACATCATCCAGCCGCCGGCGTCTGGCCTGGTGATCTTGCCGGAGCGTGTCCGGGGTGACCTGCGCCTCGAAGGCGTGCGGTTTTCCTACCCGTCCCGGCCGGAAAGTTACGCGGTCGACGGCCTCGACCTGACGGTCCATGCCGGCGAGACCCTGGCCCTTGTCGGGCCGTCCGGCGCGGGCAAATCGACGGTTTACGACTTGCTGTTGCGTTTCTACGATCCGTCGCAAGGGCAGATCCTGATCGACGACGTGCCGCTGACCTTGCTCGATCCGCTGGACCTGCGCCGGCATTTCGCCCTGGTCTCACAAAGCCCGGCGCTATTTTTTGGCACGGTCGAGGAGAACATTCGCTACGGAAACCCTCAGGCGACTTCCGCGCAGGTGCGTGAGGCCGCGCAGATCGCCCATGCCCATGACTTCATCGAAAAAATGCCCGACGGCTACCAGACCCACCTGGGCGACGGAGGCCTGGGGCTATCCGGCGGCCAGCGCCAGCGCCTGGCCATCGCCCGCGCGCTGCTGGTGGACGCACCGATCCTGCTGCTGGACGAAGCCACCAGCGCCCTTGATGCGCAAAGTGAACATCTGATCCAGCAAGCCCTGCCCAGCCTGATGAAAAACCGCACGACCCTGGTCATTGCCCATCGCCTGGCCACGGTGAAAAACGCCGACCGGATCGCGGTCATGGACCAGGGCAGGGTGGTGGCCATTGGTACCCACCAGGAACTGGTCGCCAGCAATGCTCTGTATGCGCGGTTGGCGGCGTTGCAGTTCAGCCAACATGGCGGTTCTGAAGCATGA
- a CDS encoding PA1571 family protein yields the protein MSLQHSSDDKIQVIRTQPDQSLGCSFIDAQGHEVPITEDMIQKACSELEKRLVKPAEQE from the coding sequence ATGTCCTTGCAACACAGCAGCGACGACAAGATCCAAGTAATCCGTACGCAACCGGACCAGTCCCTGGGTTGCTCGTTCATCGATGCCCAAGGGCACGAAGTTCCGATCACCGAAGACATGATCCAGAAAGCGTGCAGCGAGCTGGAAAAAAGACTGGTCAAGCCTGCCGAACAAGAGTGA
- the pdxB gene encoding 4-phosphoerythronate dehydrogenase PdxB: MLIVADENIPLLDAFFQGFGEIRRVPGRGIDRAMVEQADVLLVRSVSQVNRALLEGSKVRFVGTCTIGTDHLDLDYFAEAGIRWASAPGCNARGVVDYVLGSLMTLAEIEGVDLRQRTFGVVGAGQVGGRLIEVLKALGWAVKICDPPRQAAEGGEYVSLEQIIEQCDVISLHTPLTRDGDQPTWHLFDEERLNRLKPGTWLINAARGPVIDNAALREVLLEREDLQAVLDVWEQEPTVDVDLADLCVIATPHIAGYSLDGRQRGTAQIYEALCGFLQRPVEVSLGDLLPKPWLGGITLDAATDPAWALAALCRSVYDPRRDDADFRRSLVGTVSEQRGAFDALRKHYPPRREIDSLKVRIDGASQALQQIVTALGATTL; the protein is encoded by the coding sequence ATGCTGATCGTCGCTGACGAAAACATCCCCCTTCTCGATGCCTTTTTTCAAGGTTTCGGCGAGATCCGCCGGGTGCCGGGACGGGGCATCGATCGGGCGATGGTCGAGCAGGCCGATGTGCTGCTGGTGCGCTCGGTCAGCCAGGTCAATCGGGCCCTGCTCGAAGGCAGCAAGGTGCGCTTCGTCGGCACTTGCACCATCGGTACCGATCACCTGGACCTGGATTATTTCGCCGAGGCCGGCATCCGCTGGGCCAGTGCTCCGGGGTGCAATGCCCGTGGCGTGGTGGACTATGTGCTGGGCAGCCTGATGACCCTGGCTGAGATTGAAGGCGTGGACTTGCGACAGCGGACTTTTGGTGTGGTCGGTGCGGGCCAGGTGGGGGGGCGATTGATTGAGGTGCTCAAGGCCCTTGGCTGGGCCGTGAAAATCTGCGATCCGCCGCGCCAGGCTGCCGAGGGTGGCGAATATGTGAGCCTGGAGCAGATCATCGAGCAGTGCGATGTGATCAGCCTGCACACCCCGCTGACCCGTGACGGCGATCAACCGACCTGGCATCTCTTCGACGAAGAACGCCTGAACCGGCTCAAACCTGGGACCTGGCTGATCAATGCGGCCCGCGGCCCGGTTATCGACAACGCGGCGCTGCGCGAGGTGCTGCTGGAGCGCGAAGACCTGCAAGCCGTGCTCGACGTCTGGGAACAGGAACCGACCGTAGACGTGGACCTGGCTGATCTGTGCGTAATTGCCACGCCGCACATCGCCGGCTACAGCCTCGATGGGCGTCAACGCGGCACCGCGCAGATCTATGAGGCCTTGTGTGGTTTCCTGCAGCGGCCGGTTGAAGTCAGCCTCGGCGACCTACTGCCCAAGCCCTGGCTGGGTGGCATCACCCTGGACGCCGCAACCGATCCAGCCTGGGCCCTGGCGGCACTATGCCGGAGCGTGTACGACCCAAGACGCGACGACGCGGATTTTCGCCGCAGCCTGGTGGGAACGGTCAGTGAACAACGCGGTGCGTTCGATGCCTTGCGCAAGCACTATCCGCCGCGTCGGGAAATCGACAGCTTGAAGGTGCGTATCGACGGGGCGTCCCAGGCTTTGCAGCAGATCGTGACAGCGCTGGGCGCCACCACTCTTTAA
- a CDS encoding MATE family efflux transporter, with translation MNTVTDTPPLSRPARIRLELKTLLALAVPIMVAQLATTAMGFVDAVMAGRVGPRDLAAVALGNSIWVPVFLLMTGTLLATTPKVAQRFGAGTFDEIGPLVRQALWLALVVGLIATLALFSAEPILHVMKVDPELIGPCMEYLRGIGTGLPAVALYHVLRCFSDGLGRTRPAMVLGLCGLALNIPLNYIFIYGHLGVPAIGGVGCGWATAIVMWVMALGMAGWARWAPAYQSSRLFSRFDWPQWATIKRLLGIGLPIGIAVFAESSIFAVIALLIGSLGATVVAGHQIALNFSSLVFMIPYSLGMAVTVRVGQALGRRQPREARFAAGVGMATALAYACLSASLMFGLRGPIAAIYTADPIVIEVASMLIVYAALFQFSDAIQVTAAGALRGYQDTRVTMILTLFAYWGIGLPVGYALGLTDWLGAASGPSGLWQGLIVGLSCAALMLSIRLARSAHKQIRISRSID, from the coding sequence GTGAATACGGTTACAGACACCCCCCCACTCTCCCGCCCGGCCCGGATTCGCCTGGAACTCAAGACGCTGCTGGCCCTGGCAGTGCCGATCATGGTGGCGCAACTGGCGACCACTGCGATGGGGTTCGTCGATGCGGTGATGGCCGGTCGTGTCGGCCCGCGGGATTTGGCGGCGGTGGCGCTGGGCAACTCGATCTGGGTGCCGGTGTTCCTGTTGATGACCGGCACGCTGCTGGCCACCACCCCGAAAGTCGCCCAGCGCTTTGGCGCCGGCACGTTCGACGAGATCGGCCCACTGGTGCGCCAGGCGTTGTGGCTCGCGCTAGTGGTGGGATTGATCGCAACGCTGGCGCTATTCAGCGCCGAACCCATCCTGCACGTCATGAAGGTCGATCCCGAATTGATCGGCCCGTGCATGGAATACCTGCGAGGCATCGGCACGGGCCTGCCAGCCGTGGCGTTGTATCACGTGCTGCGGTGTTTCAGCGACGGCCTGGGTCGTACGCGACCGGCCATGGTGCTGGGCTTGTGCGGGCTCGCCCTGAACATTCCGCTCAATTACATTTTCATTTACGGCCACCTGGGCGTGCCCGCCATAGGTGGCGTGGGTTGCGGCTGGGCCACCGCCATCGTGATGTGGGTCATGGCGCTGGGCATGGCCGGTTGGGCCCGCTGGGCGCCGGCCTATCAGTCGAGTCGACTGTTCAGCCGTTTCGACTGGCCGCAATGGGCGACCATCAAGCGCCTGCTGGGCATTGGCCTGCCGATTGGCATCGCGGTGTTTGCCGAATCGAGCATCTTTGCAGTGATAGCCCTGCTGATCGGCAGCCTCGGCGCTACGGTGGTGGCTGGACACCAGATCGCCCTGAACTTCAGCTCCCTGGTGTTCATGATCCCCTATTCTCTAGGCATGGCCGTGACCGTGCGCGTCGGTCAAGCCCTGGGGCGGCGCCAGCCTCGGGAGGCGCGCTTCGCCGCCGGCGTGGGAATGGCCACGGCGCTGGCCTATGCCTGCCTGTCGGCGAGCCTGATGTTCGGCTTGCGCGGCCCCATCGCTGCGATCTACACCGCCGATCCGATAGTGATCGAGGTGGCATCGATGCTGATTGTCTATGCGGCGCTGTTCCAGTTTTCCGATGCGATACAAGTCACGGCGGCGGGTGCGTTGCGCGGTTACCAGGACACGCGTGTGACGATGATCCTCACCCTGTTCGCCTACTGGGGCATCGGGTTGCCGGTCGGTTACGCCCTGGGCCTGACCGACTGGCTCGGCGCAGCCAGCGGCCCAAGCGGGTTATGGCAAGGCTTGATCGTGGGCTTGAGTTGCGCGGCGCTGATGCTGTCGATCCGCCTGGCCCGCAGTGCGCACAAGCAGATCCGCATCAGCCGCTCGATCGATTAA
- the tusA gene encoding sulfurtransferase TusA, with product MSEMNDTPVDGTLDATGLNCPEPVMMLHQHIRDLAPGGLLKVIATDPSTRRDIPKFCVFLDHELVAQQEEAGTYLYWIRKKLA from the coding sequence ATGAGTGAAATGAACGATACGCCGGTCGACGGCACACTGGATGCCACGGGCCTTAATTGCCCGGAACCGGTGATGATGCTGCATCAGCACATCCGCGACCTGGCCCCCGGCGGTTTGCTCAAGGTGATTGCCACCGACCCGTCGACCCGCCGCGACATCCCCAAGTTTTGCGTGTTTCTCGACCATGAGCTGGTGGCGCAGCAGGAAGAGGCCGGCACCTACCTCTACTGGATCCGCAAGAAACTCGCTTAA
- the rlmM gene encoding 23S rRNA (cytidine(2498)-2'-O)-methyltransferase RlmM has product MNTLFMHCRPGFEGEVCSEIAEHAARLNVAGYAKAKPASACAEFVCTEDDGAERLMRGQRFADLIFPRQWARGTFIDLPETDRISVILAHMAAFPTCGSLWLEVVDTNDGKELSNFCKKFEGPLRKALTGAGKLVDDPRKPRLLLTFKSGREVFMGLADADNSAMWPMGIPRLKFPREAPSRSTLKLEEAWHHFIPRDQWDERLHSDMTGVDLGAAPGGWTWQLVNRGMLVTAIDNGPMAESLMDTGLVQHLMADGFTFKPKQPVDWMVCDIVEKPARNAAMLEEWIGDGHCREAVVNLKLPMKQRYAEVKRLLERIAEGFKARGIKVEIGCKQLYHDREEVTCHLRRLDSKKPKSR; this is encoded by the coding sequence ATGAACACGCTTTTTATGCACTGCCGGCCGGGCTTCGAAGGCGAGGTCTGTTCCGAGATCGCCGAGCATGCTGCCCGGCTCAACGTGGCCGGCTACGCCAAGGCCAAACCGGCCAGTGCCTGCGCTGAATTCGTCTGCACCGAAGACGACGGGGCCGAGCGCCTGATGCGCGGCCAGCGTTTCGCCGACCTTATTTTTCCGCGCCAATGGGCGCGCGGCACTTTCATCGATTTGCCGGAAACCGACCGCATCAGTGTGATCCTGGCGCACATGGCGGCATTCCCGACCTGCGGCAGCCTGTGGCTGGAAGTGGTGGACACCAACGACGGCAAGGAACTTTCGAATTTTTGCAAGAAATTCGAAGGCCCGCTGCGCAAGGCGTTGACTGGGGCCGGCAAGTTGGTGGACGACCCGCGCAAGCCGCGTTTACTGCTGACCTTCAAGAGCGGCCGCGAAGTGTTCATGGGCCTGGCGGATGCGGATAATTCGGCGATGTGGCCCATGGGTATTCCACGCCTTAAATTCCCCCGGGAAGCACCGAGCCGCTCGACCCTCAAGCTCGAGGAAGCCTGGCACCATTTCATCCCGCGTGACCAGTGGGACGAACGCCTGCACAGCGACATGACCGGCGTGGACCTCGGCGCGGCACCGGGCGGCTGGACCTGGCAACTGGTCAACCGTGGCATGTTGGTCACGGCCATCGACAATGGTCCCATGGCCGAAAGCCTAATGGACACCGGCTTGGTGCAGCATTTGATGGCGGACGGCTTTACCTTCAAGCCCAAGCAGCCGGTGGACTGGATGGTCTGCGACATCGTCGAGAAGCCGGCACGTAACGCGGCAATGCTGGAAGAATGGATCGGCGACGGGCATTGCCGCGAAGCGGTGGTGAACCTCAAGTTGCCGATGAAACAACGGTATGCCGAGGTCAAGCGCTTGCTCGAACGCATCGCCGAGGGCTTCAAGGCCCGGGGCATCAAGGTTGAGATCGGTTGCAAGCAGCTGTACCACGATCGCGAAGAAGTGACCTGCCATCTGCGGCGGTTGGATAGTAAAAAGCCGAAGTCCCGTTGA